In one window of Gadus chalcogrammus isolate NIFS_2021 chromosome 12, NIFS_Gcha_1.0, whole genome shotgun sequence DNA:
- the LOC130393065 gene encoding golgin subfamily A member 6-like protein 7 isoform X4: protein MVPSHLLVLGVVCSVLTKSQFRFRNDIFSTKLHDEIDFGAVDEMVQERVLQTKVKGHGNPISHECLGHNGSRCSGVASGLNGSETSIFLTKLHDEIDFGEVVDEMVQERFLQTKVEPFLEKLHQQATNVVVSYNDMDEKELKRYQQTRHVILHVPTLQELLLKIGFSKNMEELQSYLIAADRTCLLSENEALKLELNDAQSRHQTVVSGLHSSLQSVEHENKGAQYTLHQNIRHQQDRVILMEGKLSESERQVISLQRYLLESTDKAQILQKTLSSCKSTLQSAEQDMELTKQRGLDLQAAHRASQDNNQSLRRSLLGAEEHAKSLRHSVGELERKIELQQKNQASEEEAVKALRRRVDESKEKVSSLEGSLKASEESVSSLRQSLRASEEKAACLGQSQRTSEERCRSLQLKLNSAEEAVRATRGSLAVAESEAERLKEALGSLEDKTLALQDTLLASESHSSGGAAQRRALERGKTEDRESLQVLIRSLVGCEEEHRSRAKRLDLELRLTKERLALLQDSGSRSESRYAQETARLQHQLLKAANKGTAAQKELRAHVAELNTKLLKAQASQNRELEAVAVVERELQGTVLDLRQTGATRSNQGEGRRPAVSQDDTEGPRRGPAPPTGRPAEVHPRT, encoded by the exons GGGCACGGGAATCCCATCAGTCATGAGTGCCTTGGACATAACGGTAGCAGGTGCTCAGGTGTGGCAAGTGGGCTAAACG GTTCAGAAACTAGTATATTTTTAACAAAACTGCACGATGAGATCGACTTTGGTGAAGTAGTAGACGAGATGGTTCAAGAACGCTTCCTCCAGACTAAAGTCGAG CCATTTTTAGAAAAACTTCATCAGCAAGCCACTAACGTTGTGGTCAGCTACAATGACATGGACGAGAAAGAGCTTAAGAGGTACCAGCAGACCAGACATGTAATCCTCCATGTCCCAACCCTGCAAGAGCTCCTTCTAAAGATCGGCTTTAGCAAAAATATG GAAGAACTTCAGAGCTACCTGATTGCCGCCGACCGGACGTGCTTGTTGTCTGAGAACGAAGCCCTGAAGCTGGAGCTGAACGACGCTCAGAGCAGACACCAGACGGTGGTCAGCGgcctccactcctccctccaGTCCGTCGAGCATGAGAACAAGGGAGCCCAGTACACTTTGCACCAGAACATCAGACACCAACAGGACAGG GTGATTTTGATGGAGGGAAAGCTAAGTGAATCCGAGAGGCAGGTCATCTCACTGcagcggtatctactggaaagCACCGACAAAGCCCAGATTCTGCAGAAGACCCTGAGCAGCTGCAAGTCGACCCTACAGTCTGCAGAGCAGGACATGGAACTGACAAAGCAGAGAGGACTCGATCTGCAAGCTGCACACAGGGCCTCACAGGACAACAACCAATCGCTGAGACGCAGCCTCCTCGGTGCCGAGGAGCACGCAAAGTCTCTCAGACACAGCGTCGGCGAACTCGAGCGGAAGATCGAGCTCCAGCAGAAGAACCAAGCGTCCGAAGAAGAGGCGGTCAAAGCCCTGAGACGCAGGGTGGATGAATCGAAGGAGAAGGTCTCGTCCCTGGAGGGGAGCCTGAAGGCTTCTGAAGAGAGCGTCTCGTCACTCAGGCAGAGCCTGAGAGCATCGGAAGAGAAGGCCGCCTGCCTCGGGCAGAGCCAGAGGACCTCCGAGGAGAGGTGTCGTTCTCTGCAGCTCAAACTCAACTCGGCCGAGGAGGCCGTCCGAGCGACCCGGGGCTCCCTCGCCGTGGCGGAGTCCGAGGCCGAGAGGCTGAAGGAGGCTCTGGGCTCCTTGGAAGACAAAACCCTGGCGCTGCAGGACACGTTACTGGCCAGCGAGAGCCACTCGAGCGGCGGCGCCGCTCAACGGCGAGCCCTGGAGCGGGGCAAGACGGAGGACCGAGAGAGCCTTCAGGTTCTGATCCGCTCTCTCGTCGGCTGCGAGGAGGAGCATCGCAGCCGAGCCAAGAGGCTGGACCTGGAGCTGAGGCTGACCAAGGAGCGGCTGGCCCTGCTGCAGGACAGCGGGAGCCGGTCGGAGAGCCGCTACGCCCAGGAGACGGCTCGGCTCCAACACCAGCTCCTCAAGGCCGCCAACAAAGGAACGGCCGCCCAGAAGGAGCTCCGAGCCCACG TGGCCGAGCTAAACACCAAGTTGCTGAAGGCGCAAGCAAGTCAAAACAGAGAGCTGGAGGCGGTTGCAGTGGTTGAGAGGGAGCTGCAAGGCACCGTCCTGGACCTCAG ACAGACAGGAGCTACACGTTCAAACCAAGGAGAAGGAAGGCGCCCTGCAGTGTCTCAGGATGACACAGAGGGACCTCGCCGAGGTCCAGCACCACCTACAGGTAGACCTGCTGAAGTGCACCCACGGACGTGA
- the LOC130393065 gene encoding golgin subfamily A member 3-like isoform X2, translated as MRDHLEQDSLPVKGHGNPISHECLGHNGSRCSSVASGLNGSETSIFLTKLHDEIDFGEVVDEMVQERFLQTKVEPFLEKLHQQATNVVVSYNDMDEKELKRYQQTRHVILHVPTLQELLLKIGFSKNMEELQSYLIAADRTCLLSENEALKLELNDAQSRHQTVVSGLHSSLQSVEHENKGAQYTLHQNIRHQQDRVILMEGKLSESERQVISLQRYLLESTDKAQILQKTLSSCKSTLQSAEQDMELTKQRGLDLQAAHRASQDNNQSLRRSLLGAEEHAKSLRHSVGELERKIELQQKNQASEEEAVKALRRRVDESKEKVSSLEGSLKASEESVSSLRQSLRASEEKAACLGQSQRTSEERCRSLQLKLNSAEEAVRATRGSLAVAESEAERLKEALGSLEDKTLALQDTLLASESHSSGGAAQRRALERGKTEDRESLQVLIRSLVGCEEEHRSRAKRLDLELRLTKERLALLQDSGSRSESRYAQETARLQHQLLKAANKGTAAQKELRAHVAELNTKLLKAQASQNRELEAVAVVERELQGTVLDLRQELHVQTKEKEGALQCLRMTQRDLAEVQHHLQVDLLKCTHGREPGRGQSTPREAEQRVKPDTPKATLRSVDHEHVLTDGQRKKESAKVHGHGHSVREGRRDDSPCRPPRSAWWDTPPPPADSPAPSCDSTGPSSPWSNGTPLTMDGKGEACCLTQLKPAEYLQNLLKVQKKLRALQSMDRQKTMNEMRLP; from the exons GTTCAGAAACTAGTATATTTTTAACAAAACTGCACGATGAGATCGACTTTGGTGAAGTAGTAGACGAGATGGTTCAAGAACGCTTCCTCCAGACTAAAGTCGAG CCATTTTTAGAAAAACTTCATCAGCAAGCCACTAACGTTGTGGTCAGCTACAATGACATGGACGAGAAAGAGCTTAAGAGGTACCAGCAGACCAGACATGTAATCCTCCATGTCCCAACCCTGCAAGAGCTCCTTCTAAAGATCGGCTTTAGCAAAAATATG GAAGAACTTCAGAGCTACCTGATTGCCGCCGACCGGACGTGCTTGTTGTCTGAGAACGAAGCCCTGAAGCTGGAGCTGAACGACGCTCAGAGCAGACACCAGACGGTGGTCAGCGgcctccactcctccctccaGTCCGTCGAGCATGAGAACAAGGGAGCCCAGTACACTTTGCACCAGAACATCAGACACCAACAGGACAGG GTGATTTTGATGGAGGGAAAGCTAAGTGAATCCGAGAGGCAGGTCATCTCACTGcagcggtatctactggaaagCACCGACAAAGCCCAGATTCTGCAGAAGACCCTGAGCAGCTGCAAGTCGACCCTACAGTCTGCAGAGCAGGACATGGAACTGACAAAGCAGAGAGGACTCGATCTGCAAGCTGCACACAGGGCCTCACAGGACAACAACCAATCGCTGAGACGCAGCCTCCTCGGTGCCGAGGAGCACGCAAAGTCTCTCAGACACAGCGTCGGCGAACTCGAGCGGAAGATCGAGCTCCAGCAGAAGAACCAAGCGTCCGAAGAAGAGGCGGTCAAAGCCCTGAGACGCAGGGTGGATGAATCGAAGGAGAAGGTCTCGTCCCTGGAGGGGAGCCTGAAGGCTTCTGAAGAGAGCGTCTCGTCACTCAGGCAGAGCCTGAGAGCATCGGAAGAGAAGGCCGCCTGCCTCGGGCAGAGCCAGAGGACCTCCGAGGAGAGGTGTCGTTCTCTGCAGCTCAAACTCAACTCGGCCGAGGAGGCCGTCCGAGCGACCCGGGGCTCCCTCGCCGTGGCGGAGTCCGAGGCCGAGAGGCTGAAGGAGGCTCTGGGCTCCTTGGAAGACAAAACCCTGGCGCTGCAGGACACGTTACTGGCCAGCGAGAGCCACTCGAGCGGCGGCGCCGCTCAACGGCGAGCCCTGGAGCGGGGCAAGACGGAGGACCGAGAGAGCCTTCAGGTTCTGATCCGCTCTCTCGTCGGCTGCGAGGAGGAGCATCGCAGCCGAGCCAAGAGGCTGGACCTGGAGCTGAGGCTGACCAAGGAGCGGCTGGCCCTGCTGCAGGACAGCGGGAGCCGGTCGGAGAGCCGCTACGCCCAGGAGACGGCTCGGCTCCAACACCAGCTCCTCAAGGCCGCCAACAAAGGAACGGCCGCCCAGAAGGAGCTCCGAGCCCACG TGGCCGAGCTAAACACCAAGTTGCTGAAGGCGCAAGCAAGTCAAAACAGAGAGCTGGAGGCGGTTGCAGTGGTTGAGAGGGAGCTGCAAGGCACCGTCCTGGACCTCAG ACAGGAGCTACACGTTCAAACCAAGGAGAAGGAAGGCGCCCTGCAGTGTCTCAGGATGACACAGAGGGACCTCGCCGAGGTCCAGCACCACCTACAGGTAGACCTGCTGAAGTGCACCCACGGACGTGAGCCGGGAAGAGGACAGTCCACCCCCAGAGAAGCTGAGCAGAGGGTAAAACCGGACACCCCGAAAGCAACGCTGCGTTCCGTCGACCATGAACACGTCCTGACCGACGGGCAAAGAAAGAAGGAGTCGGCAAAG GTACACGGTCACGGGCACAGTGTGAGGGAGGGACGCCGGGACGACTCCCCGTGTAGACCGCCCCGCTCGGCGTGGTgggacacgccccctccccccgccgacTCACCGGCCCCGAGCTGTGATTCTACAGGGCCGTCTTCGCCATGGTCCAACGG AACACCTTTGACTATGGATGGAAAGGGTGAGGCCTGTTGCCTTACTCAGCTGAAGCCTGCAGAATACTTGCAGAATCTACTAAAGGTGCAGAAAAAGCTCAGGGCACTGCAGTCGA TGGATCGCCAGAAGACAATGAACGAGATGCGTCTGCCATAA
- the LOC130393065 gene encoding golgin subfamily A member 3-like isoform X1, translating into MVPSHLLVLGVVCSVLTKSQFRFRNDIFSTKLHDEIDFGAVDEMVQERVLQTKVKGHGNPISHECLGHNGSRCSGVASGLNGSETSIFLTKLHDEIDFGEVVDEMVQERFLQTKVEPFLEKLHQQATNVVVSYNDMDEKELKRYQQTRHVILHVPTLQELLLKIGFSKNMEELQSYLIAADRTCLLSENEALKLELNDAQSRHQTVVSGLHSSLQSVEHENKGAQYTLHQNIRHQQDRVILMEGKLSESERQVISLQRYLLESTDKAQILQKTLSSCKSTLQSAEQDMELTKQRGLDLQAAHRASQDNNQSLRRSLLGAEEHAKSLRHSVGELERKIELQQKNQASEEEAVKALRRRVDESKEKVSSLEGSLKASEESVSSLRQSLRASEEKAACLGQSQRTSEERCRSLQLKLNSAEEAVRATRGSLAVAESEAERLKEALGSLEDKTLALQDTLLASESHSSGGAAQRRALERGKTEDRESLQVLIRSLVGCEEEHRSRAKRLDLELRLTKERLALLQDSGSRSESRYAQETARLQHQLLKAANKGTAAQKELRAHVAELNTKLLKAQASQNRELEAVAVVERELQGTVLDLRQELHVQTKEKEGALQCLRMTQRDLAEVQHHLQVDLLKCTHGREPGRGQSTPREAEQRVKPDTPKATLRSVDHEHVLTDGQRKKESAKVHGHGHSVREGRRDDSPCRPPRSAWWDTPPPPADSPAPSCDSTGPSSPWSNGTPLTMDGKGEACCLTQLKPAEYLQNLLKVQKKLRALQSMDRQKTMNEMRLP; encoded by the exons GGGCACGGGAATCCCATCAGTCATGAGTGCCTTGGACATAACGGTAGCAGGTGCTCAGGTGTGGCAAGTGGGCTAAACG GTTCAGAAACTAGTATATTTTTAACAAAACTGCACGATGAGATCGACTTTGGTGAAGTAGTAGACGAGATGGTTCAAGAACGCTTCCTCCAGACTAAAGTCGAG CCATTTTTAGAAAAACTTCATCAGCAAGCCACTAACGTTGTGGTCAGCTACAATGACATGGACGAGAAAGAGCTTAAGAGGTACCAGCAGACCAGACATGTAATCCTCCATGTCCCAACCCTGCAAGAGCTCCTTCTAAAGATCGGCTTTAGCAAAAATATG GAAGAACTTCAGAGCTACCTGATTGCCGCCGACCGGACGTGCTTGTTGTCTGAGAACGAAGCCCTGAAGCTGGAGCTGAACGACGCTCAGAGCAGACACCAGACGGTGGTCAGCGgcctccactcctccctccaGTCCGTCGAGCATGAGAACAAGGGAGCCCAGTACACTTTGCACCAGAACATCAGACACCAACAGGACAGG GTGATTTTGATGGAGGGAAAGCTAAGTGAATCCGAGAGGCAGGTCATCTCACTGcagcggtatctactggaaagCACCGACAAAGCCCAGATTCTGCAGAAGACCCTGAGCAGCTGCAAGTCGACCCTACAGTCTGCAGAGCAGGACATGGAACTGACAAAGCAGAGAGGACTCGATCTGCAAGCTGCACACAGGGCCTCACAGGACAACAACCAATCGCTGAGACGCAGCCTCCTCGGTGCCGAGGAGCACGCAAAGTCTCTCAGACACAGCGTCGGCGAACTCGAGCGGAAGATCGAGCTCCAGCAGAAGAACCAAGCGTCCGAAGAAGAGGCGGTCAAAGCCCTGAGACGCAGGGTGGATGAATCGAAGGAGAAGGTCTCGTCCCTGGAGGGGAGCCTGAAGGCTTCTGAAGAGAGCGTCTCGTCACTCAGGCAGAGCCTGAGAGCATCGGAAGAGAAGGCCGCCTGCCTCGGGCAGAGCCAGAGGACCTCCGAGGAGAGGTGTCGTTCTCTGCAGCTCAAACTCAACTCGGCCGAGGAGGCCGTCCGAGCGACCCGGGGCTCCCTCGCCGTGGCGGAGTCCGAGGCCGAGAGGCTGAAGGAGGCTCTGGGCTCCTTGGAAGACAAAACCCTGGCGCTGCAGGACACGTTACTGGCCAGCGAGAGCCACTCGAGCGGCGGCGCCGCTCAACGGCGAGCCCTGGAGCGGGGCAAGACGGAGGACCGAGAGAGCCTTCAGGTTCTGATCCGCTCTCTCGTCGGCTGCGAGGAGGAGCATCGCAGCCGAGCCAAGAGGCTGGACCTGGAGCTGAGGCTGACCAAGGAGCGGCTGGCCCTGCTGCAGGACAGCGGGAGCCGGTCGGAGAGCCGCTACGCCCAGGAGACGGCTCGGCTCCAACACCAGCTCCTCAAGGCCGCCAACAAAGGAACGGCCGCCCAGAAGGAGCTCCGAGCCCACG TGGCCGAGCTAAACACCAAGTTGCTGAAGGCGCAAGCAAGTCAAAACAGAGAGCTGGAGGCGGTTGCAGTGGTTGAGAGGGAGCTGCAAGGCACCGTCCTGGACCTCAG ACAGGAGCTACACGTTCAAACCAAGGAGAAGGAAGGCGCCCTGCAGTGTCTCAGGATGACACAGAGGGACCTCGCCGAGGTCCAGCACCACCTACAGGTAGACCTGCTGAAGTGCACCCACGGACGTGAGCCGGGAAGAGGACAGTCCACCCCCAGAGAAGCTGAGCAGAGGGTAAAACCGGACACCCCGAAAGCAACGCTGCGTTCCGTCGACCATGAACACGTCCTGACCGACGGGCAAAGAAAGAAGGAGTCGGCAAAG GTACACGGTCACGGGCACAGTGTGAGGGAGGGACGCCGGGACGACTCCCCGTGTAGACCGCCCCGCTCGGCGTGGTgggacacgccccctccccccgccgacTCACCGGCCCCGAGCTGTGATTCTACAGGGCCGTCTTCGCCATGGTCCAACGG AACACCTTTGACTATGGATGGAAAGGGTGAGGCCTGTTGCCTTACTCAGCTGAAGCCTGCAGAATACTTGCAGAATCTACTAAAGGTGCAGAAAAAGCTCAGGGCACTGCAGTCGA TGGATCGCCAGAAGACAATGAACGAGATGCGTCTGCCATAA
- the LOC130393068 gene encoding ras-related protein Rab-11B-like produces MGARDDEYDYLFKVVLIGDSGVGKSNLLSRFTRNEFNLESKSTIGVEFATRSLQVDGKMIKAQIWDTAGQERYRAITSAYYRGAVGALLVYDIAKHLTYENVERWLKELRDHADNNIVIMLVGNKSDLRHLRAVPTDEAHAFSEKNTLSFIETSALDSTNVEEAFKNILTEIYRIVSQKQMSDRSSHDDSPGNNVVDISVPPTTDGLKGNKLPCCQSL; encoded by the exons ATGGGGGCCCGCGATGACGAATACGACTATCTTTTCAAAG TTGTACTAATCGGTGACTCAGGAGTAGGGAAGAGCAACCTGCTTTCCCGCTTCACGAGGAATGAGTTCAACCTGGAGAGTAAGAGCACCATCGGGGTGGAGTTCGCTACCCGCAGCCTCCAGGTGGACGGCAAGATGATCAAGGCTCAGATCTGGGACACAGCTGGCCAGGAGCGCTACAGAGCAATCACATCAGC GTACTACCGGGGCGCGGTGGGGGCTCTCCTGGTGTACGACATCGCCAAGCACCTGACCTACGAGAACGTGGAGCgctggctgaaggagctgagggACCACGCCGACAACAACATCGTCATCATGCTGGTGGGCAACAAGAGCGACCTGCGCCACCTGCGGGCCGTGCCCACGGACGAGGCCCACGCCTT CTCAGAAAAGAACACGCTCTCGTTTATTGAAACCTCCGCCTTGGACTCTACGAATGTAGAAGAAGCGTTTAAGAACATTTTAACAG AGATCTACCGCATCGTGTCACAGAAGCAGATGTCCGACAGATCTTCGCACGACGATTCTCCGGGCAACAACGTGGTGGACATCAGCGTCCCTCCCACCACCGACGGTCTGAAGGGAAACAAACTCCCGTGCTGCCAAAGCCTGTGA
- the marchf2 gene encoding E3 ubiquitin-protein ligase MARCHF2 codes for MTTGECCHLPGSLCDCAGNAALSKGVEEVCGDGQAAQYFTQVTAKDGRLPSTVLKPPVSQSDGPICRICHECGAGESLLSPCDCTGTLGAVHKSCLERWLSASNTSYCELCHTEFTIERRPRPLTEWLRDPGPRNEKRTLFCDMVCFLFITPLAAISGWLCLRGAQDHLQLESRLEAVGLIALTIALFTIYVLWTLVSFRYHCQLYSEWRRTNQKVQLLLPDAKGSHTTQHSLVSTKLLKSADESIV; via the exons atgacaacggggGAATGCTGTCACCTGCCCGGCTCCCTGTGCGACTGCGCCGGGAACGCCGCCCTGTCCAAGGGCGTGGAGGAGGTGTGCGGCGACGGCCAGGCCGCCCAGTACTTCACACAGGTCACCGCCAAAGATGGCCGCCTGCCGTCCACCGTCCTCAAACCTCCGGTCTCACAGAG CGACGGACCCATCTGCCGCATCTGCCACGAGTGCGGCGCCGGCGAGAGCCTCCTGTCCCCCTGTGACTGCACGGGCACCCTGGGCGCCGTGCACAAGAGCTGCCTGGAGCGCTGGCTCTCCGCCTCCAACACCAGCTACTGCGAGCTCTGCCACACGGAGTTCACCATCGagcgccggccccgccccctcacagAG tgGCTGCGGGACCCCGGCCCCCGGAACGAGAAGAGGACCCTGTTCTGTGACATGGTGTGCTTCCTCTTCATCACACCCCTGGCGGCCATCTCGGGCTGGCTGTGCCTGAGGGGCGCTCAGGACCACCTTCAGCTGGAGAGCCGGCTGGAGGCGGTGGGCCTCATCGCCCTCACCATCGCCCTCTTCACCATCTACGTCCTCTGGACTCTC GTGTCCTTCCGCTACCACTGCCAGCTTTACTCTGAATGGAGGAGAACCAATCAGAAAGTACAACTGCTCCTCCCCGATGCCAAGGGCTCCCACACTACCCAGCATTCCCTGGTGTCAACCAAACTATTGAAGTCTGCAGACGAGAGCATCGTATGA
- the LOC130393065 gene encoding golgin subfamily A member 3-like isoform X3 has product MVQERVLQTKVKGHGNPISHECLGHNGSRCSGVASGLNGSETSIFLTKLHDEIDFGEVVDEMVQERFLQTKVEPFLEKLHQQATNVVVSYNDMDEKELKRYQQTRHVILHVPTLQELLLKIGFSKNMEELQSYLIAADRTCLLSENEALKLELNDAQSRHQTVVSGLHSSLQSVEHENKGAQYTLHQNIRHQQDRVILMEGKLSESERQVISLQRYLLESTDKAQILQKTLSSCKSTLQSAEQDMELTKQRGLDLQAAHRASQDNNQSLRRSLLGAEEHAKSLRHSVGELERKIELQQKNQASEEEAVKALRRRVDESKEKVSSLEGSLKASEESVSSLRQSLRASEEKAACLGQSQRTSEERCRSLQLKLNSAEEAVRATRGSLAVAESEAERLKEALGSLEDKTLALQDTLLASESHSSGGAAQRRALERGKTEDRESLQVLIRSLVGCEEEHRSRAKRLDLELRLTKERLALLQDSGSRSESRYAQETARLQHQLLKAANKGTAAQKELRAHVAELNTKLLKAQASQNRELEAVAVVERELQGTVLDLRQELHVQTKEKEGALQCLRMTQRDLAEVQHHLQVDLLKCTHGREPGRGQSTPREAEQRVKPDTPKATLRSVDHEHVLTDGQRKKESAKVHGHGHSVREGRRDDSPCRPPRSAWWDTPPPPADSPAPSCDSTGPSSPWSNGTPLTMDGKGEACCLTQLKPAEYLQNLLKVQKKLRALQSMDRQKTMNEMRLP; this is encoded by the exons GGGCACGGGAATCCCATCAGTCATGAGTGCCTTGGACATAACGGTAGCAGGTGCTCAGGTGTGGCAAGTGGGCTAAACG GTTCAGAAACTAGTATATTTTTAACAAAACTGCACGATGAGATCGACTTTGGTGAAGTAGTAGACGAGATGGTTCAAGAACGCTTCCTCCAGACTAAAGTCGAG CCATTTTTAGAAAAACTTCATCAGCAAGCCACTAACGTTGTGGTCAGCTACAATGACATGGACGAGAAAGAGCTTAAGAGGTACCAGCAGACCAGACATGTAATCCTCCATGTCCCAACCCTGCAAGAGCTCCTTCTAAAGATCGGCTTTAGCAAAAATATG GAAGAACTTCAGAGCTACCTGATTGCCGCCGACCGGACGTGCTTGTTGTCTGAGAACGAAGCCCTGAAGCTGGAGCTGAACGACGCTCAGAGCAGACACCAGACGGTGGTCAGCGgcctccactcctccctccaGTCCGTCGAGCATGAGAACAAGGGAGCCCAGTACACTTTGCACCAGAACATCAGACACCAACAGGACAGG GTGATTTTGATGGAGGGAAAGCTAAGTGAATCCGAGAGGCAGGTCATCTCACTGcagcggtatctactggaaagCACCGACAAAGCCCAGATTCTGCAGAAGACCCTGAGCAGCTGCAAGTCGACCCTACAGTCTGCAGAGCAGGACATGGAACTGACAAAGCAGAGAGGACTCGATCTGCAAGCTGCACACAGGGCCTCACAGGACAACAACCAATCGCTGAGACGCAGCCTCCTCGGTGCCGAGGAGCACGCAAAGTCTCTCAGACACAGCGTCGGCGAACTCGAGCGGAAGATCGAGCTCCAGCAGAAGAACCAAGCGTCCGAAGAAGAGGCGGTCAAAGCCCTGAGACGCAGGGTGGATGAATCGAAGGAGAAGGTCTCGTCCCTGGAGGGGAGCCTGAAGGCTTCTGAAGAGAGCGTCTCGTCACTCAGGCAGAGCCTGAGAGCATCGGAAGAGAAGGCCGCCTGCCTCGGGCAGAGCCAGAGGACCTCCGAGGAGAGGTGTCGTTCTCTGCAGCTCAAACTCAACTCGGCCGAGGAGGCCGTCCGAGCGACCCGGGGCTCCCTCGCCGTGGCGGAGTCCGAGGCCGAGAGGCTGAAGGAGGCTCTGGGCTCCTTGGAAGACAAAACCCTGGCGCTGCAGGACACGTTACTGGCCAGCGAGAGCCACTCGAGCGGCGGCGCCGCTCAACGGCGAGCCCTGGAGCGGGGCAAGACGGAGGACCGAGAGAGCCTTCAGGTTCTGATCCGCTCTCTCGTCGGCTGCGAGGAGGAGCATCGCAGCCGAGCCAAGAGGCTGGACCTGGAGCTGAGGCTGACCAAGGAGCGGCTGGCCCTGCTGCAGGACAGCGGGAGCCGGTCGGAGAGCCGCTACGCCCAGGAGACGGCTCGGCTCCAACACCAGCTCCTCAAGGCCGCCAACAAAGGAACGGCCGCCCAGAAGGAGCTCCGAGCCCACG TGGCCGAGCTAAACACCAAGTTGCTGAAGGCGCAAGCAAGTCAAAACAGAGAGCTGGAGGCGGTTGCAGTGGTTGAGAGGGAGCTGCAAGGCACCGTCCTGGACCTCAG ACAGGAGCTACACGTTCAAACCAAGGAGAAGGAAGGCGCCCTGCAGTGTCTCAGGATGACACAGAGGGACCTCGCCGAGGTCCAGCACCACCTACAGGTAGACCTGCTGAAGTGCACCCACGGACGTGAGCCGGGAAGAGGACAGTCCACCCCCAGAGAAGCTGAGCAGAGGGTAAAACCGGACACCCCGAAAGCAACGCTGCGTTCCGTCGACCATGAACACGTCCTGACCGACGGGCAAAGAAAGAAGGAGTCGGCAAAG GTACACGGTCACGGGCACAGTGTGAGGGAGGGACGCCGGGACGACTCCCCGTGTAGACCGCCCCGCTCGGCGTGGTgggacacgccccctccccccgccgacTCACCGGCCCCGAGCTGTGATTCTACAGGGCCGTCTTCGCCATGGTCCAACGG AACACCTTTGACTATGGATGGAAAGGGTGAGGCCTGTTGCCTTACTCAGCTGAAGCCTGCAGAATACTTGCAGAATCTACTAAAGGTGCAGAAAAAGCTCAGGGCACTGCAGTCGA TGGATCGCCAGAAGACAATGAACGAGATGCGTCTGCCATAA